The stretch of DNA CGCTCATGTGGTTTCCTTCGGCGCATAGGTCGCCGCCAGCCGCGACGCCAGATAGTCGGCGGCCCGGATGGGTGGATACTTGGCGTCGCCTGTGCCGGGCAGGGCCGCGACCCGCGCATCCGGGTTCGCTTCGCAGAAGAAGGCAACCGAACGCCGCTGGCGCTTGGGTGGCAGCACCCGGTGCGGGGTCGAGACGTAGATGTCGTTTGTCCACCGCATCAGGCAGTCGCCGATATTGACCACATAAGCGCCGGGAACGTGGGGCACATCTGTCCAGTCGCCACCCCGTGGCTGCACCTGCAACCCCGGCTCGCCGTCCGTCATCAGCAGCGTGATCGCGCCATAATCTGTATGTGCGCCCGCGCCGATTTCATTCGCTGCACCGCTGGCGGGCGGGTAGTGCAGCAGCCGCATGGCCGACAACGGTTCGGTAAACAGATCGGCAAAATGCGTGGCGGGCAGGCCAAGGTCCTCGGCCATAACGCTCAAAAGCGCCGAGGCTTGTGTCTGGCACGCGTCGTAATAGGCCAGCATCGTGTCGGCAAAGCCGGGGATATCAGGCCAGCGGTTCACCCCGCGAAAGGGTTCATCGGCCAAGACGCGGGGATCATCTGGCGCAAGGTCATAGCCGATGTTGAAGGTCTCCTTGCTGTCCACCTCGGGCCGCGTTTCGTCCAGGGACTCGTCCCCCGGCTTCGCCCAGCCGCGATAATGCGGCGTGTCCAGGATCGACAGTTTGGCCTTCTCGGCGCGCGGTTGGTTGAAGAACGTGTCTGCCAGCGCGAACACCTCGTCCCGCAGGGTGTGCGGCACTTGCGGGTTTGCCAGCAGGAAGAACCCGGTTTCGCGCACCGCCGGGCCCAATTGGGACCGAAAGGCCGCGCGGTCTGTTTGTGCTTTGGTCCAGTCGAGGACAGGGATCATGCCGTCAGCCTTTCCATACGTTCGGCCACTTTCCTAAGGTACTGTGACCGCGACGTATCGGTGGAACTGTCCATCAGGTAATGCGCCGCAAAAACGGTGCGACACCTCTTGGCACAAATGGCGCGCACGCCGCGTGTCAGCATCTTGCGACCGGGCGCACCAATCAGGGTCGTCAGCCACCAAGATGCGCCGCAGGTCGTGAAAACGCCCAAGCGTTTGATGTGGGTCAGGCCGGGCTGGATGTTGTCCCCTTCGCCCTTGGGCATGATAAACGCGACACCAGGCAACAGCACCCGGTCGAGCCAGCCCTTCAGCATCGCGGGCAGGCCATACCACCACGTCGGATAGATAAAGATCAGCGCATCGGCCCATTGCACATCCGCCACATCCTGCGCCACCGGATCGGCGTTGCAGCTTTCGTCCAGATAGCAATCCAGCTCATGGGCGGTGAGCACTGGCATGAAGTTCGACCGATAAAGGTCGCGCAAGCGGTATTCGACGCCTGCTTTCTCCAGATGGGTCGTGACCGTGCCCAGCACGGCGGCGTTAAAGCTGTCCTCCTTGGGATGGCAAAAAATGATGAGCGCACGCATCAGAACGTCCTTAATTGTTCTCCGACATGGGTCAGGAAGCGGCGCCGCTGTGCGTCCGTTGCCCGGTTCATGTCATAAAGGGCAAGGTATTTGGTCGTTCGTGGCCTGCACACGTGCCAAACGGCGCGCGTGATGCATTTGCGCGGGGGATCCCCGCACAGCATGGCCCGCAGCCGCGTGCCACCATATGTGGTGACAGCCGCCAGCCGCCGAATGCGTGTCAGGTTCGGGACGACCTTGCCATCGTCCAACCGGAAAGACACGCCCGGCAAAAACACCCGGTCGAGAAAGCCCTTGAGCATCGCCGGGTATCCGAAATTCCACACCGGAAAGACCATGACCAGTGCGTCGGCCGCGCGCAAACGGTCGACATAGTCCTTCACGGGTTCAACATTGTCCGGCACGTCATGATAGCCGCGCCTGTCGGCCTCCGACATTACGGGATCGAAGCCTTCGGCATAGAGGTCGCAATCATCCACGTCCCAACCACGCCCCAACAATGACTGAACCACTTGCGTATGCAACGCTGCATTGAAGCTGTCAGGCACCGGGTGCGCTGCCAGCACCAAAGCGCGCTGTGGTTCGGACGGGACGGTGGGTGCTGGCGTCATTCGGCAGCCTGTATCTTGGGATAGGAATACATCTCGGCAAAATCGAAGTCCGGATCATCCCAGGCGATCATCTTGCCGGGGTTGAGCAGGCCCTTGGGGTCCGCCTCGCGCTTGAACTTCAACTGCCGGTCATCGACCGTCTGCCGCCCGCCTTCCTCCAGCGTGTAGCGGTGCGGGTTGAACACCATGGCGCCCGCGTCCTCGTGTATCTTGACGATCTCGTCCAGCCGCTCCTCGGTCGTGAATTTGACAAGGGACAGGCCCGCAAACATGACCTTGCCGCCTTCTTTGAGCACCTCAAGGTGATGCAGCACCTCGGGCGACAGCGCCTCGCGCATCTTTTCGATCAGGTCCAATTGGTTCGGATAGCCAAAGCGCACCTGCAAATACGTGATCGACGGATCGACCTTGAGCGCGCGCAGTGTCGTATGGTTCCAGCCGTATTCAAAGACGGTGCCCGGCGACCGGTCCCAATCGTGATCATCGCTGCGGTAGATCAGGTTCAGCGCCGGACTGCGGCCCAACAGCGTCTGAAACCCGTCCATCGAATGCGGCGCGACCATCAGGCCGATCAGGGTATCGTCGGCCTCGACATGCGGCGCCACGCGCTGGAAGTAATCCTTGGCCACCGGCGCCTCGAACACGGTGGCCAGCTTGATCAGAATGCCGTCCTCGTTTGCAAGGTCCTGGGCAAAGCGGGTGGCGGCCATAAAGTCCTTGGAGGTGACGAACATCTCCACCCAGTCATAGGCGGGCGCAAGGGGCATCTCGATCTCGGTGATGATGCCGTTGGTGCCGTAGGCATGGCTGACGCGGGCCAGCTCCTCGCCCCGGAACTCAAGAATGCGCGGCTCTTCCTCCATGGTGACAACGCGCAGGCGGATAATGTTGCCCAGATCGCGCAACGACCCCCATGTGCAGGACCCGACACCGCCCGAGCCACCCGCGATAAATCCGCCGATCGTGGCCGTCGCCCATGTGCTCGAAAACATGCGGATTTCCTGCCCCGACTGCTCCTTGCAGGCTGCATCCAGATCTTTCAGCAAACATCCCGGTTCGACAATCACACGGCCCGGATGCACCGCTTTCACCTTGTCCATCCAGCGCAGGTGCATCACGCACCCGCCCTCCAGCGGCATCGCCTGCCCATAATTCCCGGTCCCCGCGCCGCGCGTCGTGACGGGCACATCGTGGTGGTAACAAACCTTGAGCACCTCGATCACCTCCGCTTCATTCCGCGGGCGCACGACGAAGTCGGCAACGACATGGTCCAGCCGGTCCTTGAGCACGGGTGAGTACCAGAAGAAGTCGCGGGATGAGGCGCGAATGCTGGCCTCTTTCTCGTCGATGTCCAGATGGGCGAGGGCGGCTTTGGCGGCGTCGATGTTCATGGTGTCTCCCACAGATGGTCAAGGGTGGAATAGTCGGGCAATGTGCGGTCGATGGCGGCGCCATTCCGCAGAACGATACGGTCGGATTGCGGGCGGGCATAGAGCTCGGTCCATTCCCGCGCTTTGAAAATGACGAGGTCAGCAGGCGCGCCGGGCGCAAGGCTCTGCGCCTCAAACCCGCACGTTGCGGCAGGTTGTGTGGTAAAGGATGTCACCCAATCGGTGCGCGCGTGATCCAGATGTGCAATGCGCGTCGCCTGCCGCATCACCTCCAGCATATCCAGATCGCCATAGGCATAGAACGGATCGCGTGTGTTGTCGGACGCAAAGGACACCGGAATGCCCCGCGCGCGCATCTCATGCACCAGCGTCACACCCCGCCCGCGCGGAGTGCGCGCGGTGCCTTCGGGTGTACGGTCCTGAAGATACAGATTGCACATCGGCAGGCTGACCACATGCAGCCCGGCCCTTGCGACCAGATCCAGCGTGTCCATCGCCCGCGCGTCGTCCTGCGTGGACAGCGAACAGCAATGGCCGACCACGATGCGCCCGCCGAACCCGACCTCCAGCGCCACTTCGGCAATCAGGCGGAGGGTTTCCGAGGATGCGTCCATCGTCTCGTCCACATGGAAATCAGCATCAAGGCCGCGCGCCGTGGCGAGGCGAAAGAACCCCTCAAGCCGGTCGCGCAGATCGGGCACCGGATAGGTGACCATGCCCAACGTCCCGCCGTGCTCGGCCACCAGATCGGCGGTCACCTTGAAATCGCCGTCCTCGGAAAATCCATCGCAGCCGATCAGGCACACGCCCTGCAGGTCGATCCGACCGGCCCACGCCTCGCGCAATTCGGAAAACACGGGCCACGTGATCTGCGGCTGCGGCGGGATACTGTCCAGATGCGTGCGCACCGCACGGCTGCCATGGGCATAGGCGCAAGCGAGGCCGAACTCCATCCGGGCGCGCAGATCGTCCGCCGACCAGTTGGCATGATCGGCGCGCACGGTGGTGAGCGCGCCCATGAACGACCCGTCGGGGTTCGACGCCCGCGGCCAGATATGCCCCTTGTCCAGATGCACGTGCATATCGGTGAAACACGGAAGCACCATCGCCCGACCCATATCGACGCGCTGGCCGGGTGTGTCGCTGATCTTGCCATCGTCAATGTGCAGATCGGTGGTGATCAGGTCGCCGTCCTGCCCGGTCAGGCAGGCAGGAACGGTAACATCGGCAAGGGTTATGTGTCCGCTGGGCAGGGCGCGAAAATCCATCAACCCTCCCGTTTGATGGCGCTTTCGTGCCACTTGCGCAGCAGCATGTGAGACAACAGCGACAGGGCCGCAAAGATGAACACGCCCATCGCCGCCACGATGGCAAGGGCCGCAAACATGCGCGCGATGTTCAGCCGGTAGCCCGCCTCCTGAATGCGGAAGGCAAGGCCAGTTCCCACACCGCCCGTGCCAGCCACCAGTTCCGCCACGACGGCCCCGATCAGCGACAGACCCCCGGCGATCTTCAAACCGCCCAGAAAGTACGGAAGGGCAGAGGGCAATTGCAGCATCCACAACCGTTGCCACCGCGTCGCCCCATAGATGCGGAAGAGATCGCGCAGATTGTGATCGACTGAATTGAGCCCCAGCGTCGTCGAACTGAGCACCGGAAAGAACGCCACAAGCCACGCGCAAAGCAACATGCCGACCGTCTTGCTTTCCACATAGATGAAGATCAGCGGCGCGATGGCCACCACAGGTGTGACCTGCAGGATCACCGCGTAGGGGTACAGCGACAGCTCAACCATCTTGTTCTGATTGAACAGGATGGCAAGGCCGGCACCGCCGACCACAGCAATGGCAAGGGCCATCAGAGTGATGCGCCCGGTCAAGAGCGCGCTGTCCCACAAGATCGCCCAGTCCCCGGTCAGGCTGCCCCAGACACGCGCCGGGC from Tateyamaria omphalii encodes:
- a CDS encoding isopenicillin N synthase family dioxygenase, with product MIPVLDWTKAQTDRAAFRSQLGPAVRETGFFLLANPQVPHTLRDEVFALADTFFNQPRAEKAKLSILDTPHYRGWAKPGDESLDETRPEVDSKETFNIGYDLAPDDPRVLADEPFRGVNRWPDIPGFADTMLAYYDACQTQASALLSVMAEDLGLPATHFADLFTEPLSAMRLLHYPPASGAANEIGAGAHTDYGAITLLMTDGEPGLQVQPRGGDWTDVPHVPGAYVVNIGDCLMRWTNDIYVSTPHRVLPPKRQRRSVAFFCEANPDARVAALPGTGDAKYPPIRAADYLASRLAATYAPKETT
- a CDS encoding NAD(P)H-dependent oxidoreductase, producing the protein MRALIIFCHPKEDSFNAAVLGTVTTHLEKAGVEYRLRDLYRSNFMPVLTAHELDCYLDESCNADPVAQDVADVQWADALIFIYPTWWYGLPAMLKGWLDRVLLPGVAFIMPKGEGDNIQPGLTHIKRLGVFTTCGASWWLTTLIGAPGRKMLTRGVRAICAKRCRTVFAAHYLMDSSTDTSRSQYLRKVAERMERLTA
- a CDS encoding NAD(P)H-dependent oxidoreductase, which translates into the protein MTPAPTVPSEPQRALVLAAHPVPDSFNAALHTQVVQSLLGRGWDVDDCDLYAEGFDPVMSEADRRGYHDVPDNVEPVKDYVDRLRAADALVMVFPVWNFGYPAMLKGFLDRVFLPGVSFRLDDGKVVPNLTRIRRLAAVTTYGGTRLRAMLCGDPPRKCITRAVWHVCRPRTTKYLALYDMNRATDAQRRRFLTHVGEQLRTF
- a CDS encoding FAD-binding oxidoreductase, which translates into the protein MNIDAAKAALAHLDIDEKEASIRASSRDFFWYSPVLKDRLDHVVADFVVRPRNEAEVIEVLKVCYHHDVPVTTRGAGTGNYGQAMPLEGGCVMHLRWMDKVKAVHPGRVIVEPGCLLKDLDAACKEQSGQEIRMFSSTWATATIGGFIAGGSGGVGSCTWGSLRDLGNIIRLRVVTMEEEPRILEFRGEELARVSHAYGTNGIITEIEMPLAPAYDWVEMFVTSKDFMAATRFAQDLANEDGILIKLATVFEAPVAKDYFQRVAPHVEADDTLIGLMVAPHSMDGFQTLLGRSPALNLIYRSDDHDWDRSPGTVFEYGWNHTTLRALKVDPSITYLQVRFGYPNQLDLIEKMREALSPEVLHHLEVLKEGGKVMFAGLSLVKFTTEERLDEIVKIHEDAGAMVFNPHRYTLEEGGRQTVDDRQLKFKREADPKGLLNPGKMIAWDDPDFDFAEMYSYPKIQAAE
- a CDS encoding cytosine deaminase; this encodes MDFRALPSGHITLADVTVPACLTGQDGDLITTDLHIDDGKISDTPGQRVDMGRAMVLPCFTDMHVHLDKGHIWPRASNPDGSFMGALTTVRADHANWSADDLRARMEFGLACAYAHGSRAVRTHLDSIPPQPQITWPVFSELREAWAGRIDLQGVCLIGCDGFSEDGDFKVTADLVAEHGGTLGMVTYPVPDLRDRLEGFFRLATARGLDADFHVDETMDASSETLRLIAEVALEVGFGGRIVVGHCCSLSTQDDARAMDTLDLVARAGLHVVSLPMCNLYLQDRTPEGTARTPRGRGVTLVHEMRARGIPVSFASDNTRDPFYAYGDLDMLEVMRQATRIAHLDHARTDWVTSFTTQPAATCGFEAQSLAPGAPADLVIFKAREWTELYARPQSDRIVLRNGAAIDRTLPDYSTLDHLWETP
- a CDS encoding ABC transporter permease, whose amino-acid sequence is MSVTDLDRPAAPTVDAEEARRARSRRIERTARWLLPLLVMALMIWVWDRIVVWNEIPHFILPSPARVWGSLTGDWAILWDSALLTGRITLMALAIAVVGGAGLAILFNQNKMVELSLYPYAVILQVTPVVAIAPLIFIYVESKTVGMLLCAWLVAFFPVLSSTTLGLNSVDHNLRDLFRIYGATRWQRLWMLQLPSALPYFLGGLKIAGGLSLIGAVVAELVAGTGGVGTGLAFRIQEAGYRLNIARMFAALAIVAAMGVFIFAALSLLSHMLLRKWHESAIKREG